One genomic region from Podarcis raffonei isolate rPodRaf1 chromosome 16, rPodRaf1.pri, whole genome shotgun sequence encodes:
- the LOC128404094 gene encoding hemojuvelin-like, producing the protein MGRLACSMGPGRSTNAGFIIKALFLLLLCRHAYSHCKILRCNSEYVAATLNLRGPNKHASYCNTLRSYSRCTRRTARTCRGDLAYHSAVHGIEDLMIQNKCSKEGPTSPRRPPAPPPAHQGLEPPEICDYEKSFSRKHNRPPTYQHCATFGDPHVRTFSDEFHTCRVEGSWPLLDNNYLFAQATSYPVLKGSNATATSKLTIIFKNMKECIDQKVYQAEIDNLPAAFEDGSTNGGEKPGGKSLSIHERTPGQHVEILATYIGTTIAVRQAGRQLSFSIRAAEDVVRSFTEEQDLQLCVGGCPPSQRISQTECCCSNGAIPAQKAQLLCKEKLPVEDVYFQSCVFDVVTSGDINFTLAAHAALEDAKVFHPDAKKHHLFQSDAACVSRCSAFLLAITLVLSALQLHF; encoded by the exons ATGGGGAGACTCGCCTGCTCCATGGGGCCGGGACGCTCGACGAACGCTGGTTTCATCATTAAAGCGCTCTTCCTTCTCCTGCTTTGTAGACATG CATATTCCCACTGCAAGATCTTGCGCTGCAACTCCGAGTACGTGGCCGCCACGCTCAACTTGCGTGGCCCCAACAAGCACGCCAGCTACTGCAACACCCTGCGCTCCTACTCCCGCTGCACCCGCAGGACAGCCCGTACCTGCCGCGGGGACCTTGCCTACCACTCTGCCGTCCACGGCATTGAGGACCTCATGATCCAGAACAAGTGCTCGAAGGAGGGGCCCACTTCGCCGCGGCGGCCCCCTGCGCCACCCCCTGCACACCAGGGTTTGGAACCCCCAGAGATCTGCGATTATGAGAAGAGTTTTTCCCGGAAGCACAACAGACCTCCCACGTACCAGCACTGTGCCACGTTTGGGGACCCCCATGTACGGACCTTCAGCGACGAGTTCCACACGTGCAGAGTGGAAGGTTCCTGGCCGCTCCTGGACAACAACTATTTGTTCGCTCAAGCGACCAGCTACCCCGTCTTGAAAGGATCAAACGCAACAGCTACTAGCAag CTCACCATCATATTCAAGAACATGAAGGAGTGCATAGACCAGAAAGTCTACCAGGCGGAGATCGACAACCTGCCGGCGGCTTTCGAGGACGGATCCACGAACGGGGGCGAGAAACCCGGAGGGAAAAGCTTGAGCATCCACGAGCGCACACCCGGGCAGCATGTGGAGATCCTCGCCACGTACATCGGCACCACCATTGCTGTGCGCCAGGCCGGGAGGCAGCTCTCTTTCTCCATCCGGGCGGCCGAGGACGTGGTGCGCTCCTTCACGGAGGAGCAGGACCTTCAGCTGTGTGTGGGAGGCTGCCCTCCCAGCCAGCGCATCTCCCAGACCGAATGCTGCTGCAGCAATGGAGCCATCCCTGCGCAGAAGGCCCAGCTCCTGTGCAAGGAGAAGCTGCCGGTGGAGGACGTCTACTTCCAGTCATGCGTCTTTGATGTGGTGACATCGGGAGACATCAACTTTACGCTGGCTGCGCACGCTGCTTTGGAGGACGCCAAAGTCTTCCACCCGGACGCCAAGAAGCACCACCTCTTCCAAAGCGACGCAGCTTGCGTTTCCCGTTGCTCGGCCTTCCTCCTCGCCATCACGTTGGTCCTTTCAGCATTGCAGCTACACTTCTGA